One Georgenia wutianyii DNA segment encodes these proteins:
- a CDS encoding NADH-quinone oxidoreductase subunit J encodes MSLPMSLAETGVVSTGETVFFWIVAPLAVLAALGLLFARKAVYAAMCVVFVMIALAGFYIVQEALFLGVAQIVVYTGAIMMLFLFVLMLVGVDASDSVIETLKGQRWIAAIGGLGLIALIAAVALRATMPAPRGLELANEDTNPVGVARLLFSDYVLVVEISGILLVTAAVGAVVLTRAERLRPKRTQREVLAEKMAAYAASGDTRLRNLPAPGVYARHNAADVPALGADGKPIEESVPRVLRIRGQQRSIASVSPELAAQLAASASTHPGDGGARSVTQSGEAGMPGTDPAPGTSTVDGERPTSQSTEDTGTKRAEQEDQQ; translated from the coding sequence ATGAGCCTGCCGATGAGCCTGGCCGAGACCGGGGTGGTGAGCACCGGCGAGACCGTCTTCTTCTGGATCGTCGCACCGCTCGCCGTGCTCGCGGCCCTCGGCCTGCTGTTCGCGCGCAAGGCGGTCTACGCCGCGATGTGCGTCGTGTTCGTCATGATCGCCCTCGCCGGGTTCTACATCGTCCAGGAGGCGCTGTTCCTCGGCGTCGCCCAGATCGTCGTCTACACCGGCGCGATCATGATGCTGTTCCTCTTCGTGCTCATGCTCGTCGGCGTCGACGCCTCGGACTCCGTGATCGAGACGCTCAAGGGCCAGCGGTGGATCGCCGCGATCGGAGGCCTCGGCCTCATCGCGCTCATCGCCGCCGTCGCCCTGCGGGCCACGATGCCCGCCCCGCGCGGCCTCGAGCTCGCCAACGAGGACACCAACCCCGTCGGCGTCGCGCGCCTCCTGTTCTCCGACTACGTCCTCGTCGTGGAGATCTCCGGCATCCTGCTCGTCACGGCCGCCGTCGGCGCCGTCGTCCTCACCCGCGCGGAGCGGCTGCGCCCCAAGCGCACCCAGCGTGAGGTGCTGGCGGAGAAGATGGCCGCCTACGCGGCCAGCGGCGACACCCGCCTGCGCAACCTGCCCGCCCCCGGCGTCTACGCCCGGCACAACGCCGCCGACGTCCCCGCGCTCGGGGCCGACGGCAAGCCGATCGAGGAGTCCGTGCCGCGCGTGCTGCGCATCCGCGGCCAACAGCGCTCCATCGCCTCGGTCAGCCCCGAGCTCGCCGCCCAGCTCGCCGCCTCGGCGAGCACCCACCCGGGTGACGGTGGTGCCCGCAGCGTCACCCAGTCCGGCGAGGCCGGGATGCCGGGCACCGACCCGGCCCCGGGCACGAGCACCGTGGACGGCGAGCGACCCACGAGCCAGAGCACCGAGGACACGGGCACCAAGCGCGCCGAGCAGGAGGACCAGCAGTGA
- the nuoK gene encoding NADH-quinone oxidoreductase subunit NuoK, with protein MTLVNYLVLSGILFSIGAMAVLLRRNSIIALMGVELMLNAANLTLITFARWHGNLHGEVFAFFVMLVAAAEVVIGLAIVVSIFRTRRSASIDDVNLLKN; from the coding sequence GTGACCCTCGTCAACTACCTCGTCCTGTCGGGCATCCTCTTCTCCATCGGCGCGATGGCGGTGCTCCTGCGCCGCAACAGCATCATCGCGCTCATGGGTGTGGAGCTCATGCTCAACGCGGCGAACCTCACGCTCATCACCTTCGCGCGCTGGCACGGCAACCTCCACGGTGAGGTCTTCGCCTTCTTCGTCATGCTCGTCGCGGCCGCCGAGGTCGTCATCGGCCTGGCGATCGTCGTCTCCATCTTCCGAACCCGCCGGTCGGCGTCCATCGACGACGTCAACCTGCTCAAGAACTGA
- a CDS encoding NADH-quinone oxidoreductase subunit C yields the protein MSERDDEKKSAADTVKPGTGEVGAQSTTSAALEAGGQNVPAGPRGGRTQLEVVDVRRGMFGVHGSGDTSGFGGLVSPVAMPPASERPYGGWFDEVVDVLVELLEGEGIDPDAAIEKVVVDRGELTIFLSREHLRRVAQWLRDDQDLRFELCLGVSGVHFPNDVDRELHAVYHLLSLTHSRQLRIEVTCPDADPHVPTLVDVYPGNDWHERETWDLIGIVFDGHPSLARTALPDDWVGHPQRKDYPLGGIPVEYKGATVPPPDTRRSYS from the coding sequence GTGAGCGAGCGCGACGACGAGAAGAAGTCCGCGGCCGACACCGTCAAGCCGGGGACCGGGGAGGTCGGCGCGCAGTCGACGACCTCTGCCGCCCTCGAGGCGGGTGGCCAGAACGTGCCCGCCGGGCCGCGTGGCGGGCGTACCCAGCTCGAGGTCGTCGACGTGCGCCGCGGGATGTTCGGCGTGCACGGCTCGGGCGACACCTCCGGCTTCGGCGGGCTGGTGAGCCCCGTGGCGATGCCGCCGGCCTCCGAGCGTCCCTACGGCGGCTGGTTCGACGAGGTCGTCGACGTCCTCGTCGAGCTGCTCGAGGGGGAGGGCATCGACCCCGACGCCGCGATCGAGAAGGTCGTCGTCGACCGCGGTGAGCTCACGATCTTCCTCTCCCGCGAGCACCTGCGCCGCGTCGCCCAGTGGCTGCGCGACGACCAGGACCTGCGCTTCGAGCTGTGCCTGGGCGTCTCCGGCGTCCACTTCCCCAACGACGTCGACCGCGAGCTGCACGCCGTCTACCACCTCCTCTCGCTGACCCACAGCCGCCAGCTGCGCATCGAGGTCACCTGCCCCGACGCCGACCCGCACGTGCCCACCCTCGTGGACGTCTACCCGGGCAACGACTGGCACGAGCGCGAGACCTGGGACCTCATCGGCATCGTCTTCGACGGTCACCCCTCCCTCGCGCGCACCGCGCTCCCCGACGACTGGGTCGGTCACCCGCAGCGCAAGGACTACCCGCTCGGCGGGATCCCGGTCGAGTACAAGGGTGCGACCGTCCCGCCGCCCGACACCCGGAGGTCTTACAGCTGA
- the nuoH gene encoding NADH-quinone oxidoreductase subunit NuoH → MIFAPMVISDPSAGPSADFSNDTWWIWVIKAVAIIVMLLLFVLVAIWAERKVLARMQTRPGPNVHGPAGSLQSVADAMKLLLKEDFNLKGADRFVYLLAPFIAALCAFMIYAVIPFGPEVSMFGVTTPLQLADSSVAVLYILGITAIGVYGIVLGGWSSNSTFPLLGAVRSSAQVISYELAMALSLASVFLVSGSASTSQIVDSQTRLWWAIVLLPAFLVYLVSMVGEVNRLPFDLPEAEGELVAGHMVEYSSMKFAWFFLAEYVNMLNVSAVAATLFLGGWRAPWPLSAINDGMFNEGWWPLLWMVAKIWLVMFFMFWLRATLLRFRYDQFMNLGWKILIPVALAWLVAVAVVQGLLQFGDIDLRTLLFVLAGILVVVLVVTLLWPEKKPEPEPEPADATGTGGVVVDSEFDAFAGGYPVPPMPGQQLPPSPRRRLREQQAPGATQTISAPAQEATDE, encoded by the coding sequence ATGATCTTCGCGCCCATGGTCATCAGCGACCCGTCGGCCGGCCCGTCCGCCGACTTCAGCAACGACACCTGGTGGATCTGGGTGATCAAGGCGGTGGCGATCATCGTCATGCTGCTGCTCTTCGTGCTCGTCGCCATCTGGGCCGAGCGCAAGGTCCTCGCCCGCATGCAGACCCGCCCCGGCCCCAACGTCCACGGCCCCGCCGGCTCGTTGCAGTCGGTCGCCGACGCGATGAAGCTGCTGCTCAAGGAGGACTTCAACCTCAAGGGCGCGGACCGCTTCGTCTACCTCCTGGCGCCGTTCATCGCCGCGCTGTGCGCGTTCATGATCTACGCGGTGATCCCGTTCGGGCCCGAGGTCTCGATGTTCGGGGTGACGACGCCGCTGCAGCTCGCCGACTCCTCGGTCGCCGTGCTCTACATCCTCGGCATCACCGCCATCGGCGTGTACGGCATCGTCCTGGGTGGCTGGTCGTCCAACTCGACCTTCCCGCTGCTCGGCGCGGTCCGCTCCTCGGCCCAGGTCATCTCCTACGAGCTGGCGATGGCGCTGTCCCTCGCCTCGGTCTTCCTCGTCTCCGGCTCGGCGTCGACCTCCCAGATCGTCGACTCCCAGACCCGGCTGTGGTGGGCGATCGTCCTGCTGCCCGCGTTCCTCGTCTACCTCGTGTCGATGGTCGGTGAGGTCAACCGGCTGCCCTTCGACCTTCCCGAGGCCGAGGGCGAGCTCGTCGCCGGCCACATGGTCGAGTACTCCTCGATGAAGTTCGCCTGGTTCTTCCTCGCCGAGTACGTGAACATGCTCAACGTCTCGGCCGTCGCCGCCACGCTCTTCCTCGGTGGCTGGCGCGCCCCGTGGCCGCTGTCGGCGATCAACGACGGCATGTTCAACGAGGGCTGGTGGCCGCTGCTGTGGATGGTCGCCAAGATCTGGCTCGTCATGTTCTTCATGTTCTGGCTGCGCGCGACGCTCCTGCGCTTCCGCTACGACCAGTTCATGAACCTCGGCTGGAAGATCCTCATCCCGGTCGCGCTCGCGTGGCTCGTCGCCGTCGCCGTCGTCCAGGGCCTCCTCCAGTTCGGTGACATCGACCTGCGCACACTGCTCTTCGTCCTCGCCGGCATCCTCGTCGTCGTCCTCGTCGTCACCCTGCTCTGGCCGGAGAAGAAGCCCGAGCCGGAGCCCGAGCCGGCGGACGCCACCGGCACCGGCGGCGTCGTCGTCGACTCCGAGTTCGACGCGTTCGCCGGCGGCTACCCGGTGCCCCCGATGCCGGGCCAGCAGCTGCCGCCCTCGCCGCGGCGCAGGCTGCGCGAGCAGCAGGCCCCCGGCGCCACCCAGACCATTTCGGCACCCGCACAGGAGGCCACCGATGAGTAA
- a CDS encoding NADH-quinone oxidoreductase subunit D yields the protein MATNLHATGPALDSHTGPEFTAEGGDWASIAAEAERLGEERIVVNMGPVHPSTHGVLRLILDIEGETVNELRVGTGYLHTGIEKNMEYRTWTQGVTFCTRMDYVAPFFQEVPYCLAVEKLLGITDEVPERATLIRVLLMELNRIASHLVAICTAGNELGATTMMTIGFRAREEILRIFEHITGLRMNHAYIRPGGVAQDIPADTTEMVRRLLPNVRRDIGELQDLTMANPIYKARHEDVGYISLSAALALGLTGPCLRAAGYPLDLRKVSPYCGYETYDFDVITETASDAMARVKVRWAECYESMKIVYQVLDRLDATPGPVMVADKKVAWPAQLSIGSDGQGNSLDHIREIMGTSMESLIHHFKLVTEGFRVPAGQVYQTIEHAKGVMGVHLVSDGGTRPYRAHFRDPSFSNLQSMSIMSEGGQLADVVVTLASLDPVLGGVDR from the coding sequence ATGGCCACGAACCTGCACGCCACGGGGCCTGCGCTCGACTCCCACACCGGCCCGGAGTTCACCGCCGAGGGCGGGGACTGGGCATCGATCGCCGCCGAGGCCGAGCGCCTCGGCGAGGAGCGGATCGTCGTCAACATGGGCCCGGTGCACCCCTCGACCCACGGGGTCCTGCGTCTCATCCTCGACATCGAGGGTGAGACGGTCAACGAGCTGCGCGTCGGCACCGGGTACCTGCACACGGGTATCGAGAAGAACATGGAGTACCGCACCTGGACCCAGGGCGTGACGTTCTGCACCCGCATGGACTACGTCGCCCCCTTCTTCCAGGAGGTGCCCTACTGCCTCGCGGTGGAGAAGCTGCTCGGCATCACCGACGAGGTGCCCGAGCGCGCCACGCTCATCCGGGTCCTGCTCATGGAGCTCAACCGGATCGCCTCCCACCTCGTCGCCATCTGCACCGCCGGCAACGAGCTCGGCGCGACGACGATGATGACCATCGGCTTCCGCGCCCGCGAGGAGATCCTGCGGATCTTCGAGCACATCACCGGCCTGCGGATGAACCACGCCTACATCCGCCCCGGCGGCGTCGCGCAGGACATCCCGGCCGACACCACCGAGATGGTCCGCCGTCTGCTCCCCAACGTCCGCCGGGACATCGGTGAGCTGCAGGACCTCACGATGGCGAACCCGATCTACAAGGCGCGTCACGAGGACGTCGGGTACATCTCGCTGTCCGCCGCGCTCGCCCTGGGCCTCACCGGGCCGTGCCTGCGCGCCGCCGGCTACCCGCTCGACCTGCGCAAGGTCTCCCCGTACTGCGGTTACGAGACCTACGACTTCGACGTCATCACCGAGACGGCGTCCGACGCCATGGCTCGCGTCAAGGTCCGCTGGGCCGAGTGCTACGAGTCCATGAAGATCGTCTACCAGGTCCTCGACCGGCTCGACGCGACCCCCGGCCCCGTCATGGTCGCCGACAAGAAGGTCGCGTGGCCCGCGCAGCTGTCGATCGGCAGCGACGGCCAGGGCAACTCGCTGGACCACATCCGCGAGATCATGGGCACCTCGATGGAGTCGCTCATCCACCACTTCAAGCTCGTCACCGAGGGCTTCCGGGTCCCGGCCGGGCAGGTGTACCAGACCATCGAGCACGCCAAGGGCGTCATGGGCGTGCACCTCGTGTCCGACGGCGGCACCCGCCCCTACCGGGCCCACTTCCGTGACCCGTCGTTCTCGAACCTGCAGTCGATGTCGATCATGAGCGAGGGCGGCCAGCTGGCCGACGTCGTCGTCACGCTCGCCTCGCTCGACCCTGTCCTGGGAGGGGTGGACCGCTGA
- the nuoE gene encoding NADH-quinone oxidoreductase subunit NuoE has translation MSVTAYAPEAEERLRGEAAQIISRYPQARSALLPMLHLVQSEDGYVSARGIALCADVLGLTRAEVSAVATFYTQYKRHPNGEYTVGVCTNALCAVMGGDLIYERVSEHLGIGHDETTEDGKITLEQVECNAACDYAPVIVVNWEFFDNQTPTSAVELVDQLRAGRPVTPTRGAATVGTFKEISHVLAGFEDGRADEGPAAGPATLAGLSIAREHGWRAPSLDSSDGDASGTTGDVPDPYGSAERPPTTPDDSDPAGKRGPAGEGATAEEGKQ, from the coding sequence ATGAGCGTCACCGCTTACGCACCCGAGGCGGAGGAGAGGCTGCGCGGCGAGGCCGCGCAGATCATCTCCCGCTACCCGCAGGCGCGCTCCGCGCTCCTGCCGATGCTCCACCTCGTCCAGTCCGAGGACGGGTACGTCAGCGCCCGCGGCATCGCGCTGTGCGCCGACGTCCTGGGCCTCACCCGGGCCGAGGTCTCCGCGGTCGCGACGTTCTACACCCAGTACAAGCGCCACCCCAACGGTGAGTACACCGTCGGGGTGTGCACGAACGCGCTGTGCGCGGTCATGGGTGGCGACCTCATCTACGAGCGTGTCTCGGAGCACCTGGGCATCGGGCACGACGAGACCACCGAGGACGGCAAGATCACCCTCGAGCAGGTCGAGTGCAACGCGGCGTGCGACTACGCGCCGGTGATCGTCGTCAACTGGGAGTTCTTCGACAACCAGACCCCGACGTCGGCGGTCGAGCTCGTCGACCAGCTGCGCGCCGGGCGCCCGGTCACCCCGACCCGTGGCGCCGCCACCGTCGGCACGTTCAAGGAGATCTCCCACGTGCTCGCCGGCTTCGAGGACGGACGCGCCGACGAGGGACCCGCCGCGGGCCCCGCGACGCTCGCCGGCCTGTCGATCGCGCGTGAGCACGGCTGGCGCGCGCCCTCGCTGGACAGCTCGGACGGTGACGCGTCCGGCACCACCGGAGACGTCCCCGACCCCTACGGCAGCGCCGAACGGCCGCCGACCACCCCTGACGACTCCGACCCGGCGGGCAAGCGTGGCCCCGCCGGCGAGGGCGCCACGGCCGAGGAGGGCAAGCAGTGA
- a CDS encoding NADH-quinone oxidoreductase subunit G — MTTTPAKVEEELLTVTIDGVEVDVPKGTLVIRAAEQVGIQIPRFCDHPLLKPAGACRQCLVEVSMPDREGNLRAMPKPQASCTLEATPGMVVATQHTSAVADKAQHGMIEFLLVNHPLDCPVCDKGGECPLQNQAMSNGRATTRFVDIKRTFPKPLKISSEILLDRDRCILCQRCTRFSDQIAGDPFIALQGRGGGTPGREVHATHGSQVGTFDADVLDFAYAGGHAPRVTDDGLSGPVQGEPGIEVGLSAGPIGVAETDTTGRPFSSYFSGNTIQICPVGALTSATYRFRSRPFDLVSTDSVSEHDASGSAIRVDHRRGVVVRRLAGDDPQVNEEWITDKDRFAFAWQTAPDRLEYPLVRDEETGELVETSWSEALHLAARGLEQAREAGGVGVLPGGRLTLEDSYAWSRFARAVLRTNDVDHRARPSSAEEADFLARRVAAGSMDVTYSGLEQAGHVLLVALEPEEECGTIFLRLRKGMLAGTVAVSTIAPFATRGTTKLRASLLPTAPGSEPGVLDAITPDSGEVAHAAIAQALAAPGSAILVGERAAALPGTLSAVERLADRTGARVAWVPRRAGERGAVEAGLLPGLLPGGRQVTDAEARVDAAAAWGVDRLPAEVGRDLPAILEAAAAGQLGGLLVGGVDVRDLPDPALARRALAAAGFVVQLEVRRSEVTDHADVVLPVAPPVEKGGTFVNWEGRRRPFGQVLVSHHLSDHRVLDGLAAELGVTLGSATLAEVHAQIGELAGWQPSQAPAPVPAEAGAAPVAGPGQAVLATWKLMLDDGRGQDGEPHLAGTAQRPVVRLSAARAAELGATDGTAVTVRGPAGSITLPLAVTTMPDDVVWLPENSPGSHVHEMLGAGAGTIVDLEVTR, encoded by the coding sequence ATGACGACGACCCCCGCGAAGGTCGAGGAGGAGCTCCTCACCGTCACGATCGACGGCGTCGAGGTCGATGTCCCCAAGGGCACGCTGGTCATCCGGGCTGCCGAGCAGGTGGGCATCCAGATCCCCCGGTTCTGCGACCACCCGCTGCTCAAGCCCGCCGGCGCCTGCCGGCAGTGCCTCGTCGAGGTCTCCATGCCCGACCGCGAGGGCAACCTGCGGGCCATGCCCAAGCCGCAGGCCTCCTGCACGCTCGAGGCCACGCCCGGGATGGTCGTCGCGACCCAGCACACCTCCGCCGTCGCCGACAAGGCGCAGCACGGGATGATCGAGTTCCTCCTCGTCAACCACCCGCTCGACTGCCCCGTCTGCGACAAGGGCGGGGAGTGCCCGTTGCAGAACCAGGCGATGAGCAACGGCCGGGCCACCACCCGGTTCGTCGACATCAAGCGGACCTTCCCCAAGCCGCTGAAGATCTCCAGCGAGATCCTCCTCGACCGCGACCGCTGCATCCTGTGCCAGCGCTGCACCCGCTTCTCCGACCAGATCGCCGGTGACCCGTTCATCGCGCTCCAGGGTCGCGGCGGCGGCACCCCCGGCCGGGAGGTCCACGCGACCCACGGCTCGCAGGTCGGCACCTTCGACGCCGACGTCCTCGACTTCGCCTACGCCGGCGGGCACGCCCCGCGGGTGACCGACGACGGCCTCAGCGGCCCCGTCCAGGGCGAGCCGGGGATCGAGGTCGGCCTGTCCGCCGGCCCGATCGGCGTCGCCGAGACCGACACCACCGGTCGCCCGTTCTCCTCCTACTTCTCGGGCAACACGATCCAGATCTGCCCGGTCGGCGCGCTCACCTCGGCCACCTACCGCTTCCGCTCGCGGCCCTTCGACCTCGTGTCGACGGACTCGGTCTCCGAGCACGACGCGAGCGGCTCGGCCATCCGCGTGGACCACCGCCGCGGCGTCGTCGTGCGCCGCCTCGCGGGCGACGACCCTCAGGTCAACGAGGAGTGGATCACCGACAAGGACCGCTTCGCCTTCGCGTGGCAGACCGCCCCCGACCGCCTCGAGTACCCGCTCGTGCGGGACGAGGAGACCGGCGAGCTCGTCGAGACCAGCTGGTCCGAGGCCCTGCACCTTGCGGCCCGCGGCCTCGAGCAGGCCCGCGAGGCCGGCGGCGTGGGTGTCCTGCCCGGTGGCCGCCTCACCCTCGAGGACTCCTACGCCTGGTCGCGCTTCGCCCGCGCGGTTCTCCGCACGAACGACGTCGACCACCGCGCCCGCCCGTCCTCCGCCGAGGAGGCCGACTTCCTCGCCCGCCGCGTCGCCGCCGGGTCGATGGACGTCACCTACTCCGGGCTGGAGCAGGCCGGCCACGTCCTCCTCGTCGCCCTGGAGCCGGAGGAGGAGTGCGGCACGATCTTCCTGCGGCTGCGCAAGGGGATGCTCGCCGGGACGGTCGCCGTCTCGACGATCGCGCCCTTCGCCACCCGCGGCACGACCAAGCTGCGCGCCTCGCTGCTCCCGACGGCCCCCGGCTCCGAGCCGGGCGTCCTGGACGCCATCACCCCGGACTCCGGCGAGGTCGCCCACGCTGCGATCGCCCAGGCGCTGGCCGCGCCGGGCTCGGCCATCCTCGTCGGCGAGCGGGCCGCGGCGCTGCCCGGCACGCTCAGCGCCGTCGAGCGGCTCGCCGACCGCACCGGGGCGCGGGTGGCCTGGGTGCCGCGGCGCGCCGGTGAGCGCGGCGCCGTCGAGGCCGGCCTGCTGCCCGGGCTGCTGCCCGGCGGCCGGCAGGTCACCGACGCCGAGGCCCGCGTCGACGCCGCGGCCGCCTGGGGCGTGGACCGCCTGCCCGCCGAGGTCGGCCGCGACCTGCCCGCGATCCTCGAGGCCGCGGCCGCCGGACAGCTCGGTGGGCTCCTCGTCGGCGGCGTCGACGTGCGCGACCTGCCCGACCCCGCGCTCGCGCGCCGGGCCCTGGCCGCCGCCGGGTTCGTCGTCCAGCTCGAGGTGCGCCGCAGCGAGGTCACCGACCACGCCGACGTCGTCCTGCCCGTCGCCCCGCCCGTGGAGAAGGGGGGCACCTTCGTCAACTGGGAGGGTCGCCGCCGGCCCTTCGGGCAGGTGCTCGTCTCCCACCACCTCAGCGACCACCGGGTCCTCGACGGCCTCGCCGCCGAGCTCGGGGTGACCCTCGGGTCCGCCACCCTCGCCGAGGTCCACGCGCAGATCGGCGAGCTCGCCGGCTGGCAGCCGTCCCAGGCCCCGGCCCCCGTGCCGGCCGAGGCCGGCGCCGCGCCGGTCGCCGGCCCGGGACAGGCGGTCCTCGCCACCTGGAAGCTCATGCTCGACGACGGTCGCGGGCAGGACGGCGAGCCGCACCTCGCCGGCACCGCCCAGCGCCCGGTCGTCCGCCTCTCGGCGGCGCGCGCCGCCGAGCTCGGCGCCACCGACGGGACCGCGGTCACCGTCCGTGGCCCGGCCGGTAGCATCACCCTGCCGCTGGCCGTCACGACGATGCCCGATGACGTCGTCTGGCTCCCGGAGAACTCCCCGGGGTCCCACGTGCACGAGATGCTCGGCGCGGGCGCCGGCACCATCGTCGACCTGGAGGTGACGCGATGA
- the nuoF gene encoding NADH-quinone oxidoreductase subunit NuoF has protein sequence MSTTQLTPVLSDPWDAERSWTLDTYRSRGGYEGLAKAFTMAPADIVDTVKASGLRGRGGAGFPTGLKWSFLPPADGGPRYLVVNADESEPGACKDIPLMMANPHALIEGVAITSYAIGGHHAFIYLRGEVVHVYRRLLAAVREAREAGLIGKGLGPNGDYDLEITVHAGAGAYICGEETALLDSLEGRRGQPRLKPPFPAVAGLYARPTVVNNVESVASVPTIIRGGAEWFTSMGTEKSAGHGFFSLSGHVTRPGQYEAPLGITMRELLDMAGGVRAGHRLKFWVPGGSSTPILTEEHLDVPLDYDSVGAAGSMLGTRSLMVFDETVSVVRVVSRWTDFYQHESCGKCTPCREGTYWMKQVMHRLEAGKGLPSDIDLLLDVSANIAGRSFCALGDASAVPIQSGIKHFRAEFEAGTHTPASELFPYEASALFSEVGAR, from the coding sequence GTGAGCACGACGCAGCTGACGCCGGTCCTGTCCGACCCCTGGGACGCCGAGCGCTCCTGGACGCTGGACACCTACCGCTCCCGTGGCGGGTACGAGGGCCTGGCCAAGGCCTTCACCATGGCCCCGGCCGACATCGTCGACACCGTCAAGGCCTCCGGGCTGCGCGGCCGCGGCGGCGCGGGCTTCCCGACGGGCCTCAAGTGGTCCTTCCTGCCCCCGGCCGACGGCGGACCGCGGTACCTCGTGGTCAACGCGGACGAGTCCGAGCCGGGTGCCTGCAAGGACATCCCGCTCATGATGGCCAACCCGCACGCCCTCATCGAGGGCGTGGCGATCACGTCCTACGCGATCGGCGGGCACCACGCGTTCATCTACCTGCGCGGCGAGGTCGTCCACGTCTACCGCCGCCTCCTCGCGGCGGTCCGCGAGGCCCGCGAGGCCGGGCTCATCGGCAAGGGGCTGGGCCCCAACGGCGACTACGACCTCGAGATCACCGTGCACGCCGGCGCCGGCGCCTACATCTGCGGTGAGGAGACGGCGCTGCTCGACTCCCTCGAGGGCCGGCGCGGCCAGCCACGGCTCAAGCCCCCGTTCCCGGCGGTCGCCGGCCTGTACGCGCGCCCGACGGTCGTCAACAACGTCGAGTCCGTCGCCTCCGTCCCCACGATCATCCGCGGGGGAGCGGAGTGGTTCACCTCGATGGGCACCGAGAAGTCGGCCGGCCACGGGTTCTTCTCCCTGTCCGGCCACGTCACCCGGCCCGGCCAGTACGAGGCGCCGCTCGGCATCACCATGCGCGAGCTGCTCGACATGGCCGGCGGCGTCCGGGCCGGGCACCGCCTGAAGTTCTGGGTGCCCGGTGGCTCCTCCACGCCGATCCTCACCGAGGAGCACCTCGACGTGCCCCTCGACTACGACTCGGTCGGGGCAGCGGGTTCGATGCTCGGTACCCGGTCGCTCATGGTCTTCGACGAGACCGTGTCGGTCGTCCGGGTCGTCTCCCGCTGGACCGACTTCTACCAGCACGAGTCCTGCGGCAAGTGCACCCCCTGCCGCGAGGGCACGTACTGGATGAAGCAGGTCATGCACCGGCTCGAGGCCGGCAAGGGCCTGCCCAGCGACATCGACCTCCTGCTCGACGTCTCCGCCAACATCGCCGGCCGCTCGTTCTGCGCGCTCGGTGACGCCTCGGCGGTCCCGATCCAGAGCGGGATCAAGCACTTCCGCGCCGAGTTCGAGGCCGGGACCCACACCCCGGCCAGCGAGCTGTTCCCGTACGAGGCTTCCGCCCTGTTCTCCGAAGTAGGTGCCCGATGA
- the nuoI gene encoding NADH-quinone oxidoreductase subunit NuoI, whose product MSKRQDHEPRKERLRKQLAKPSKARGEVARPLPMKFERDEKGALGELLAPVAGFGVTFSSMFRPTVTEQYPFEKVPTQPRYHGRHQLNRYADGLEKCIGCELCAWACPADAILVQGGNNSPDAQFSPGERYGRVYQINYLRCIFCGYCIEACPTRALTMTNEYELTGPTREGMIYEKQDLLAPLAPGMLAPPHPMVAGTEDDDYYRNEISGPTDAQVEWVRERRPEDPSLETVRTVKEARA is encoded by the coding sequence ATGAGTAAGCGCCAGGATCACGAGCCGCGCAAGGAGCGGCTGCGCAAGCAGCTGGCCAAGCCGTCGAAGGCGCGGGGCGAGGTCGCCCGTCCCCTGCCGATGAAGTTCGAGCGGGACGAGAAGGGCGCCCTCGGCGAGCTCCTCGCCCCCGTCGCCGGGTTCGGTGTCACCTTCTCCTCGATGTTCCGTCCGACGGTCACCGAGCAGTACCCCTTCGAGAAGGTGCCGACCCAGCCGCGCTACCACGGTCGCCACCAGCTCAACCGGTACGCCGACGGCCTGGAGAAGTGCATCGGCTGCGAGCTGTGCGCCTGGGCCTGCCCGGCCGACGCGATCCTCGTCCAGGGTGGCAACAACAGCCCCGACGCCCAGTTCTCGCCCGGCGAGCGCTACGGCCGCGTCTACCAGATCAACTACCTGCGCTGCATCTTCTGCGGGTACTGCATCGAGGCCTGCCCCACCCGCGCGCTGACGATGACCAACGAGTACGAGCTCACCGGTCCCACGCGCGAGGGCATGATCTACGAGAAGCAGGACCTGCTGGCCCCGCTCGCCCCCGGCATGCTCGCCCCGCCCCACCCGATGGTCGCGGGCACCGAGGACGACGACTACTACCGCAACGAGATCAGCGGACCGACCGACGCACAGGTCGAGTGGGTCCGCGAGCGCCGTCCCGAGGACCCGAGCCTCGAGACGGTCCGCACCGTCAAGGAGGCCCGGGCATGA